From the Chanodichthys erythropterus isolate Z2021 chromosome 9, ASM2448905v1, whole genome shotgun sequence genome, the window CCTTCAGATAACAGTGCGTGAATTGTTTATTTGCTGCCCTCTGGGTTAAAAGTTGTAAAAGGGGAAGCAAAGTGTTTCATACTCTATAAACGGTTGTAGTGCAGTAAAACCCTCTCCACCTGACTAAACACATCCATTAAGTGTTTTAGCTCACCTTTACGACAAGATCCAAGGTGCAATTCAGCTTCTAATTTCTTTTATCTTGTAAAAAATATACATGAAAAATATTAGATGACGAATAGCTATagaaaaaatgtcataattatggaGCGTACAAAAGGACTAATTCCTCTCAACAGGTCTGTGGCTCAGGATTGCTGCACATTGGGACATTTCACACACAGCTACACAGTGCTAATGTGTGTCGTCACAGATATAAGGCGGTTTCTCCTTGATCTGAGGCAGGTCAATGTCGCAGCCTGACCAGCAGGGGGCGCTAAGGGGACCAGTCGAGTCGAACTTTTCACAATCCAACAATTGAGAATTTGTACTAAGTAGATAAAGACTACTCTTTAAAAACATGAGAATTGTATCACATGGATATCATAAtctgtattcatttcttttcagtTAATGCAGCACAAACAGTCTGAGACATTATTAAAAGACTTTGACGATAAAGCGAGTTTAGTGTATCTGAAATTTTAGCTTAAGGACAAAGTTATGCCATCTGTACGTCAGTCATCCGGTCGGTCGGTCGGTCAGTCAGTCCTGGAATGTGAAAGGTCGTCATTTCCCAAAGTTCCCTCCttcaaaaataaatcaatgtgTAAAAGTGCCAGAGTACAGGTACATTTGGATCAACGGCAACAATGTGGTGAGGATGAAGACCAAGATGATTCAACTGGCTCCTTTCTCCCTACCTCACTTCCCTCCAGCTTTCTCcctttcactttttttattgctctttctctccctccccCTCTTTTCCATGATGGAGGTCACTTAGTGTGGCAGAGGAACGATCACCTCCACGTAGTTGAGAGGGAAGAACCCGGATTGGCCACGCAGCATGCCTTCATACCAGTTTTCATCGATCTGATTGGTCAGAGTGATGATGTCACCTTCGTGGAAGCCCAACTCGCCTTCGTTTTCCGGCTCAAAGTCATAGAGCGCTTTACAGCACGGCTGCTCCGCTGCTGAGAGGACAGATGGAGAGATTTAATGACAATGGGATATTAAGGAGGGATTTGGGGAATGAGGGATATTAGTATTCAGCAgtaataacaaaatattatcaaaacCAATATCTGACATTCTAGACAAACACATAAGACAATGTTTAGAGTCCTAAAGAAATTATTTACTCTAAAATGTTTGGTTCAGGTTGTGTATACACACCCAAAAATAATTTTAgggtttataaaaataataggGAACTTGCacaatttttgaaaaataaaataaataaataaataaataaaatatataatgtaatttttttttttttgaaaaccttttcaaaactttttaaactaattttaaatgaaacccattaaagaacaaataaaatgtttaaatactaaacattttaaacactttCATACTTTATAACGGGTGTTTTCTGTAATTGAAATTAagctaaaataaatgaaaacttgAAACAAACAGTTTTTGTACCAACAGTtagccttggcaactaactgaagttgaagtactaaaattaataaaactaaaaatgcaataaaattaaagctaaatataaaaaagttttcaaaagcaaaagcacataaaattattaaaacaaattaaaattaaaatgaaaactgatcagctaattaaaatattaataaatgctactaaaataaattaagatgtttttcagTTTCCTGCCAAAAAACATTTCCCAGTCCAGTCTGTCAAACCAAAGTCATGTCCTCAGTGAGCAGTGCCATTTATGTGTTAGTTTTTAACACACAGTTTTAATCTCACTACAACCGTCTGGGTTAGTACATGGTGCTTTGTGTTAGTGAGGAGTCGGGTGGCAAAGCCTGGGTCTGTGGTCATGTGACAGGAGACCTCCAGTTTCAGTTTGTAGCAGGGGTTCACTCTGTTAGGTGGAACAGCACTCTGTGCTCGAAGCCAACACACGTGCGCACATTCacacacaacacaaacacagagatACTTGTACAGTCTTCtcttacacacatatacatCTTTCCTACCAAGCACACATCCCCCAACAAGACACTATGTAACCTGTAGTTTGCTGTATGTCAGTAAAATAGTAAAATCTTCTAATGGAGAGCTGAACTTTGCATGTTTCAGACAAATACTTCCCTTCCTAAAATCATATTTTCACAGCTACTATAGATGTAAATGATCTATgtaagtaaattaattaatatgcaTTAGAGGAAATTATCATCAACAATAGTGGCATTACAGAAGACAAATTTGTTATGGTATATTTGCTTGCCACTTGGgtttttgtaattgtttttttgtagttGTGCCAAATCTTAACTTAACTGCTTCATACAATCAGATGAAGGAAATCTAGGGCATGAGCATGCGCAACTAAATATACAATTTCAGGCTAAATATatcttatattttttattatgattaattaGAAGACTCGCTAGGAAATGTGCAGTTTTGCACACTCCTACTTCCTTATATTTGTCTCCACCCCCAACAAACATAAACACATACACTTTCCCATGCAAACACAAACAGAATCACACACTCTCTGACTCACGCAATCTGGGTTTCCATGTGGATATTCTGCCAAACTGGTTGTATGGCTCTGATGACGCAATGGGAAGAGAACACAGAACAGGGTCACTGGCTGACGAAAAGAGCAGCTGACAGCTGTCCATTAGGCCCGCCTATCCCGATACACGCACAGGCGGTCTCATCACACCCTGCCACCGGGCCGCAACCGCACAAAGCACAATGTGCCTTTCTCTCACTAGTCCAAGGCATTTCCTCAATGTAATGAAGATCATCTGTCCTCTTTCAAGAAAAGCTCAATTCCTTATGCTATACTGGCTACATAATAGGGGAAAGTTTTATGACTTTGTTCAGCAGGTAAAATGTCTGGTCTTACCCGTATTGCGCATGGGTGGAGCAGAAGTTGGGGTGAAGCCACCGTTCGACTGTTCGTTGGTTTCTCCAAAGTCAATTACAGGCTTGGGCTTGGGCATATACTCTTTACGAGGACGTGACTGAGCATCTTTCATCCTGGTTGGTTAAACAGGAGTCATTTATTGTCCAGAACAAACACACATGCTGTGCAAGGACACATGCTCACATACACACCTGTCTCTGAGTTTGTCAGAAAGTTCGTCCAGGATCTGAACAGCCTGTCTGTGGTACTGCAACTGAGACTCAACCAGTGATGACAGCTGGCTCACCTGCTCAATCTGCACaggagcacacacacatatattaaatatataaagatatatttatttGTCACTTATTCATATCCACGCTTACAGTCACACTGGGCAACCACAACAACCTTCATTAACAAATAGTCAAAAATAGTTAATGAGTAATTCCTGAGGCCTTGAGTTCACACAAGTCTCACTAGACTGCTGAATTTAGACTGGGGCCTCTGCTAGCGGTTCACACTAAACGTTTACTACCGTTTAAAAATGAACCATACAGTATCTTCAGTGTATTACTTTATATCTAGAGCTTGATGAGTTTAAAATGGTCTTTCCATAGAGTGCACTTGCCAATGTTTATTCCCTCATCAAGTTACAGTCATTTTGAACCAACAGATGGCGCTCTGACATCTCCATAAATCAGAGATAAAAGCTGCAGCCAAGAAGCAAGAGGATTTTTATCGTTTTGGCTGCACTACAGCTTTACTGGATTACCTACCTCTCTTGACCCCACTGATGGGCTGGAGTTAAAAAAGGACAGGAAATTTTCATCTTCAATCCTGCTAATTCTAAAGTGACAGTTTTTGccaaaattttttaaaaatgagaaaGTTGATTTGGTATAAAATCAGTAAGGCAATGTGTTACAGAAAAACACTGAATTATTCAGTGCTGCTAATAGGATTAGAACAATCCCCAGGACacacaaaagcacaaaaacacacTGAATGAAGCATCAAGCTGTAAGATGGTAAATCCTTACATCAGTTTCCAGAAGGTTGTACATGCTGATCTCAGCCACCTCCTTAGATTCATGAAACTTCTCCAGCGCCTGCCTGACCTCTTCATCTGGAATTTTCCCCTGACGTTTCTTCTTATAGTCAAAATCCAGCCTGCGTCCTTCGAGCTTTTTCAAATGGTGCTGAGAAAGAGGGAAACTCTTTCAATAGAACTGGTGTGGAATAGACCACATTAAATCATAGCAAAGGAAATGAACTCTAAATATAAAATCTATTCCTCAAGAAGCACAAGGagtactttattttacagagGATATTACTGGACAAATCctgataaataaaattaaagtgcAGATTTTCACTTCTTGTAAGTAGTCAAGCACATTTGATCTGCAAAGtcagaaaaaaatgtgcaaaaattgtaTCTATCTAGGGGTACAACACCTTGCCACTGGAGCAGGGACAACGTTGTACATTATCTACCCCTAAAATGTGCATATTATTACCTTAGAGTAGTAATATGTAGCCTTAAGTTATAACTATGAACCTTTCATGGGTATTGCTCCAGTGACAAGCTgaaagatacatttttttctgagagtgtggGTAACACATAAAAACAGTTTCAATTAAATAAGTATCTTTATGTGCATGTGTGAGACAGAGAGCTAAAGCAAACCTGTATCTCTCTTAGGTCCTTATCACACAGGCCTTGTAAAGGGTCGATGAAATTCTGTTTGACATCAATGTCCAAAGAATCCTTAACCTCTGCTAGCCTCTTCATACTTTCACCAACATCAACTAGAGCACCACCTACAGACACAAATGTGGTTGTTATGTACATTTGGTAAGCTGGAGAACTGAACAAAATCAGTGAAGTTTTAAAAGCTGCACTCATTTTGTAAACCCACCAAAGTTTGTGTCCTCTCCGAGTTCTCTGCCATACTTTCCCATGCATTCTCCCAGCAACCCCTCGGCCTGTGGATAACCTGGACTCTTCACCTGTCCTCTGATCTTAGACATAGTGTTTAACATAGAGAGCTTTGCACGAGATGCTGTGTGAGACAGACAGACGAGAGAAATGAATGAAAAAGTCACAGAGAGACGTTTGACAATTATgaccaattgacccttcgctaagCCACGCCTGAAAACCGCCACAGGCCAATCGTGGTTTAGCAACCGTTACTAGGCACAGGAGGTCTGTCAAGCTTTCGAGCAAGGGAACATGCCGAAGCGTTGTGCCTATGGATTGTGTTAACCTGATACCGGGTATCCTAAAAGTTTGGACGGGGTGATGGAATTTTTTTCCCTTCCCGAAACCTAAAACCCAAGGGGAGAAATGCCGGTGTTATGACAATTTGTGCTACCCTGTCAGATTTTGCTACCTCCCATTGAAACAGTAGGTAACGTtagaaaaatctgaaaaatgctAACGTTACCCATCAGATTGTGCTTCCAGCGTGATATTAACGTGGTCTATGGCTTCATTAACATCTACACCAGCCCCAacactaaacctacccttacaatAATGCATATACcgtaattttgtgttatttatcatgACAACAATGATGTAATATTGATGTATGCATATGAAGTAAGCCCGGGTAGGACAATCTGACGAGtaggttagctagctagctaactcaGCACATCATTGCTTGGAAATAATGACGGTTCTTTGTTCAAAAAGCATATATTTGAacgtgaaataaaatgattaaaggcAAGATGGAGTTAAGTTAGCCTGGCGTGCTAAATATAAGTGGGAGAATGTTATCATTGCAAAGTGGTCAGGCTAACGTCTTGTGTTTATTCCACAAGATTTATGGAtaagctgtttgatttataattattagaTTATTTTCACAACCTGCTGTGGATGAACAAAGCTTTTCCTCAATAAATTGTGTGTTTCCCATTTGAATGGTCAGCGTATGAGGCGGCTGCTGCTCGCGCTGGGAGCTTTAGCTTCCATTTTGATCAAATTACTTTCTAATTGGTTGCATATTATGTTGTGGATATATCCCTTGAATGCATACTGCAGTCCCTTTTGTCTTCCTCTCTCAGATATTTCACCTGTTCGccaaaaatgactaattatcTCCTTGGAAATGTCTGACACCGGTGCTTACATACTGTAAATGACTTGCCAGACGCAAAAGCTTGACAggcgtagcaacagtaactaaggagggCGGGGCTTAGCGAAGGGTCCATTGTGTTTTGACAGATAAAAATGTGTACTAATCTTAAACAAACAGCAAGCTAAATAAAAGCTCCAGAGATGTCTTTGGTATTACCTGGATTGGGCTGCAGGTACTCTGATGTTTTAGAGATGACTTCTACCACAGCTTTATTTGTCACATCTACTTTCTACAGAAACACAGGGGAGGTCAATGCACAGAGAACACATGTACAAGCAACACTACAAGCAAGACACAACCAACACAgaataaacatgttttaaatgttttataacatGTAACAATAAGAACAGGTTAATTAACCAATgtctaaaactaaaataacattacgcTGCACTCTGGAAAGTTTCTGACTCTTGATTCTCATCCCAGCATTCCGTGGTCAAATATGTTGGTATAACAATGCTAAAAAGTACATTTGACAGTTGTCTAAGGAAATCTCCTTGAAATGGCTTTCGTAACACTGTGAGTCTCTTTCTTCTCACATCATAAGACCATTTCaacaaatcaatatttcatgttcatttatttatttatcaggtAAGCATCTGTGAAAAGAAGGATAATATAGACTCAACTGGtcattatttcaaaataatccCCTTCAGGATAGTACATGTCCTCAGGCTTATTTTGCAATGTTGGCCAGCAGACTGTACTTTATGTCTTCTTTAACAGAGTTTCTGTATTGAATATCCATACATAAGATCAGGCTACtgttctttaaagggttagttcacccaaaaataaaatttctgtcattaattactcaccctcatgttgttccacacccgcaagaccacaaattatcttcagaacacaaattaagatatttttgatgaaatccgaaagttttttttgtcccccatagaaagcaacataattaccacattccaagtccagaaaagtagtaaaaacttcattaaaatagtcaacatgactacagtggttcaacatgaaaggatttcatgcattctgacttatttacactgttaaagagatGGATTCTcttgctaaacatggccaaagtttcaaaaaatGAGTTGGACCGtatgacagagtatttctgtgccaaatacacTCCTTCAGAGTTCGTACAAGTTTcagaagctttacgaatcttttgttttaaatcagtggttcggagcgtgaatCACTGctaaagtcacgccccccagtgaaatttcgaaacacttatgatgtaacgaagcctcgtttactgaaatcacgtgactttggcagtttgatacatgctccgaaccactgattcgaaacaaaagatccataaagctttgaagctttt encodes:
- the sh3gl1b gene encoding SH3-domain GRB2-like 1b; translation: MSVAGLKKQFYKASQMVSEKVGGAEGTKLDEEFKDLERKVDVTNKAVVEVISKTSEYLQPNPASRAKLSMLNTMSKIRGQVKSPGYPQAEGLLGECMGKYGRELGEDTNFGGALVDVGESMKRLAEVKDSLDIDVKQNFIDPLQGLCDKDLREIQHHLKKLEGRRLDFDYKKKRQGKIPDEEVRQALEKFHESKEVAEISMYNLLETDIEQVSQLSSLVESQLQYHRQAVQILDELSDKLRDRMKDAQSRPRKEYMPKPKPVIDFGETNEQSNGGFTPTSAPPMRNTEPYNQFGRISTWKPRLPAEQPCCKALYDFEPENEGELGFHEGDIITLTNQIDENWYEGMLRGQSGFFPLNYVEVIVPLPH